The proteins below come from a single Portunus trituberculatus isolate SZX2019 chromosome 2, ASM1759143v1, whole genome shotgun sequence genomic window:
- the LOC123507148 gene encoding uncharacterized protein LOC123507148 isoform X1 — MVLASLTNAYCYRLRAERRRLEKVSDALVEGINNLLKTIDGNTPWLTAWRWRKGTDRPALSDLLAKAAAANCPVTAAFLHRTGAWPVFNLASGGSALHSALDAGHQGMAQLLIKDFGVCPYVPDAYGRLPLYMMSNGERQKLEQKLFKEERERLENMEFRLKADHEKKAARAALYMQKVLFEMQKKGENKNILSPDGRAALLLASRKGINQFIHLMLQEGHFPVDEVLDNTCGTTALHQAASHGQDGCVALLLNNGANIMQRDSYGQTPRHLAAMFGHKSTYELLSHAETQDPPCRAGTTATQVKENFKIYHNMYYKYNRKLHSPFDRHGSESITRNLVKSIDLPELQEKAQRMIVDLSKDEALEVKEAVMEELSIIMNKVSSSNPNYRGELRLTGSSRDGSKLYAPDEFDINLVIHENDLAVNVTEREKKEAQLKGRLQISVKTNKLHLEGNKFMSNLYEEVHRCLTGYILQEKRLSLVPPGLTSTQVGVALSLAWQGQQYPLLLIGVDLVPVLEVPWLEQVSRPFLTPEDTTTMQLSNASDGTWRCSFALTEAKVLETLSSPERETQLMGKVLLSRLKAEPWMPQHKKSFFKWFATREWNIAVPSGFCFKNAFLRWLERRRREEMEVGTEQEAYHDKECEEGICVKKMRVGWEGNPTHELGTGHEWEPARFVVEVFRLMCANSEDSREHLATQYSSAYFGGECEGRKPGDGAPIIVQCLEEELEKLCHGSASAGKY; from the exons ATGGTACTGGCTTCCCTCACAAAC GCATATTGCTACCGGCTGCGTGCAGAGCGACGTCGCCTGGAAAAGGTCAGCGATGCCCTAGTTGAGGGCATCAACAATCTGTTAAAAACCATCGACGGAAATACCCCTTGGCTAACTGCCTGGCGTTGGCGGAAAGGAACTGACAGGCCAGCTCTGAGTGACCTTTTGGCAAAGGCTGCAGCTGCTAACTGCCCCGTAACTGCAGCTTTCCTACATAGAACAGGAGCATGGCCAGTCTTCAATCTGGCTTCAGGTGGAAGTGCCTTGCATTCTGCCCTTGATGCTGGCCACCAGGGTATGGCACAACTGCTGATCAAGGACTTTGGGGTATGTCCCTATGTTCCAGATGCATACGGTCGTCTTCCACTATACATGATGTCAAACGGGGAGCGACAGAAACTGGAGCAG AAGCTCTTCAAGGAGGAACGTGAGAGACTGGAAAATATGGAGTTCCGCTTGAAGGCAGATCACGAGAAGAAAGCAGCACGGGCAGCGTTGTATATGCAAAAAGTTCTTTTTGAGATGCAAAAGAAAGGCgagaataaaaatatattgTCACCTGATGGCCGCGCTGCTTTGTTGTTGGCCTCTCGCAAAGGAATCAACCAGTTTATTCATCTTATGCTGCAAGAGGGTCACTTCCCCGTAGATGAAGTATTAGATAACACCTGCGGCACCACTGCCCTACACCAGGCCGCCTCACATGGCCAGGATGGCTGCGTGGCGCTACTGCTGAACAATGGAGCAAATATAATGCAGCGCGACTCCTACGGTCAGACGCCTCGCCATCTGGCCGCCATGTTTGGACACAAAAGTACTTATGAACTCCTGTCACACGCAGAGACACAGGATCCTCCTTGCCGAGCGGGCACTACCGCCACGCAGGTAAAGGAAAATTTCAAGATATATCACAATATGTATTATAAGTACAACAGAAAATTACATTCACCATTTGATCGTCATGGGTCCGAAAGCATCACAAGAAATCTTGTGAAATCCATTGACCTGCCAGAACTCCAGGAGAAGGCTCAGCGGATGATTGTGGATCTCTCAAAGGACGAGGCACTTGAAGTAAAGGAGGCAGTAATGGAGGAATTAAGCATCATCATGAATAAGGTTTCATCCTCTAATCCAAACTACCGCGGCGAGCTAAGACTGACAGGTAGTTCTCGGGACGGTTCTAAGTTGTACGCCCCTGACGAATTTGATATAAACCTAGTGATTCACGAGAATGACTTAGCAGTAaatgttactgagagagagaagaaggaagcccAACTGAAAGGCAGATTACAGATTTCTGTAAAGACAAATAAACTCCACCTTGAGGGAAATAAATTTATGTCCAATCTGTATGAGGAGGTACACCGCTGCCTAACTGGCTATATCCTGCAGGAGAAAAGACTGAGCCTGGTGCCACCAGGCCTTACAAGCACACAGGTGGGCGTGGCACTCTCTCTGGCATGGCAGGGGCAACAATATCCGCTTCTGCTTATCGGTGTGGACTTGGTGCCGGTACTAGAAGTGCCGTGGCTGGAACAAGTTTCTAGACCATTTCTCACTCCTGAGGACACCACAACCATGCAACTCAGCAATGCTTCGGACGGTACATGGCGCTGCAGTTTCGCCTTAACAGAGGCAAAAGTACTAGAGACCTTGAGCTCCCCTGAGCGTGAGACACAGCTTATGGGAAAAGTACTTCTTTCCCGCCTCAAGGCTGAGCCTTGGATGCCTCAGCACAAAAAGAGTTTTTTCAAATGGTTTGCCACACGTGAGTGGAACATCGCAGTGCCGAGTGGGTTCTGCTTTAAGAACGCATTCCTTCGATGGCTGGAGCGGagacgaagagaggaaatggaagttgGAACTGAACAGGAGGCATATCACGACAAGGAATGTGAGGAGGGCATCTGTGTCAAGAAGATGAGGGTTGGATGGGAGGGAAACCCCACCCATGAGCTCGGCACGGGCCATGAGTGGGAACCTGCCAGatttgtggtggaggtgttcaGACTTATGTGTGCGAACTCAGAAGATTCGAGAGAGCACTTGGCAACTCAATACAGCTCCGCCTACTTCGGAGGGGAATGTGAGGGACGAAAGCCTGGGGATGGAGCACCCATCATCGTGCAGTGTCTAGAGGAGGAGTTGGAAAAGTTGTGTCATGGCTCAGCCTCAGCTGGGAAGTATTAG
- the LOC123507148 gene encoding uncharacterized protein LOC123507148 isoform X2, translating to MVLASLTNAYCYRLRAERRRLEKVSDALVEGINNLLKTIDGNTPWLTAWRWRKGTDRPALSDLLAKAAAANCPVTAAFLHRTGAWPVFNLASGGSALHSALDAGHQGMAQLLIKDFGVCPYVPDAYGRLPLYMMSNGERQKLEQLFKEERERLENMEFRLKADHEKKAARAALYMQKVLFEMQKKGENKNILSPDGRAALLLASRKGINQFIHLMLQEGHFPVDEVLDNTCGTTALHQAASHGQDGCVALLLNNGANIMQRDSYGQTPRHLAAMFGHKSTYELLSHAETQDPPCRAGTTATQVKENFKIYHNMYYKYNRKLHSPFDRHGSESITRNLVKSIDLPELQEKAQRMIVDLSKDEALEVKEAVMEELSIIMNKVSSSNPNYRGELRLTGSSRDGSKLYAPDEFDINLVIHENDLAVNVTEREKKEAQLKGRLQISVKTNKLHLEGNKFMSNLYEEVHRCLTGYILQEKRLSLVPPGLTSTQVGVALSLAWQGQQYPLLLIGVDLVPVLEVPWLEQVSRPFLTPEDTTTMQLSNASDGTWRCSFALTEAKVLETLSSPERETQLMGKVLLSRLKAEPWMPQHKKSFFKWFATREWNIAVPSGFCFKNAFLRWLERRRREEMEVGTEQEAYHDKECEEGICVKKMRVGWEGNPTHELGTGHEWEPARFVVEVFRLMCANSEDSREHLATQYSSAYFGGECEGRKPGDGAPIIVQCLEEELEKLCHGSASAGKY from the exons ATGGTACTGGCTTCCCTCACAAAC GCATATTGCTACCGGCTGCGTGCAGAGCGACGTCGCCTGGAAAAGGTCAGCGATGCCCTAGTTGAGGGCATCAACAATCTGTTAAAAACCATCGACGGAAATACCCCTTGGCTAACTGCCTGGCGTTGGCGGAAAGGAACTGACAGGCCAGCTCTGAGTGACCTTTTGGCAAAGGCTGCAGCTGCTAACTGCCCCGTAACTGCAGCTTTCCTACATAGAACAGGAGCATGGCCAGTCTTCAATCTGGCTTCAGGTGGAAGTGCCTTGCATTCTGCCCTTGATGCTGGCCACCAGGGTATGGCACAACTGCTGATCAAGGACTTTGGGGTATGTCCCTATGTTCCAGATGCATACGGTCGTCTTCCACTATACATGATGTCAAACGGGGAGCGACAGAAACTGGAGCAG CTCTTCAAGGAGGAACGTGAGAGACTGGAAAATATGGAGTTCCGCTTGAAGGCAGATCACGAGAAGAAAGCAGCACGGGCAGCGTTGTATATGCAAAAAGTTCTTTTTGAGATGCAAAAGAAAGGCgagaataaaaatatattgTCACCTGATGGCCGCGCTGCTTTGTTGTTGGCCTCTCGCAAAGGAATCAACCAGTTTATTCATCTTATGCTGCAAGAGGGTCACTTCCCCGTAGATGAAGTATTAGATAACACCTGCGGCACCACTGCCCTACACCAGGCCGCCTCACATGGCCAGGATGGCTGCGTGGCGCTACTGCTGAACAATGGAGCAAATATAATGCAGCGCGACTCCTACGGTCAGACGCCTCGCCATCTGGCCGCCATGTTTGGACACAAAAGTACTTATGAACTCCTGTCACACGCAGAGACACAGGATCCTCCTTGCCGAGCGGGCACTACCGCCACGCAGGTAAAGGAAAATTTCAAGATATATCACAATATGTATTATAAGTACAACAGAAAATTACATTCACCATTTGATCGTCATGGGTCCGAAAGCATCACAAGAAATCTTGTGAAATCCATTGACCTGCCAGAACTCCAGGAGAAGGCTCAGCGGATGATTGTGGATCTCTCAAAGGACGAGGCACTTGAAGTAAAGGAGGCAGTAATGGAGGAATTAAGCATCATCATGAATAAGGTTTCATCCTCTAATCCAAACTACCGCGGCGAGCTAAGACTGACAGGTAGTTCTCGGGACGGTTCTAAGTTGTACGCCCCTGACGAATTTGATATAAACCTAGTGATTCACGAGAATGACTTAGCAGTAaatgttactgagagagagaagaaggaagcccAACTGAAAGGCAGATTACAGATTTCTGTAAAGACAAATAAACTCCACCTTGAGGGAAATAAATTTATGTCCAATCTGTATGAGGAGGTACACCGCTGCCTAACTGGCTATATCCTGCAGGAGAAAAGACTGAGCCTGGTGCCACCAGGCCTTACAAGCACACAGGTGGGCGTGGCACTCTCTCTGGCATGGCAGGGGCAACAATATCCGCTTCTGCTTATCGGTGTGGACTTGGTGCCGGTACTAGAAGTGCCGTGGCTGGAACAAGTTTCTAGACCATTTCTCACTCCTGAGGACACCACAACCATGCAACTCAGCAATGCTTCGGACGGTACATGGCGCTGCAGTTTCGCCTTAACAGAGGCAAAAGTACTAGAGACCTTGAGCTCCCCTGAGCGTGAGACACAGCTTATGGGAAAAGTACTTCTTTCCCGCCTCAAGGCTGAGCCTTGGATGCCTCAGCACAAAAAGAGTTTTTTCAAATGGTTTGCCACACGTGAGTGGAACATCGCAGTGCCGAGTGGGTTCTGCTTTAAGAACGCATTCCTTCGATGGCTGGAGCGGagacgaagagaggaaatggaagttgGAACTGAACAGGAGGCATATCACGACAAGGAATGTGAGGAGGGCATCTGTGTCAAGAAGATGAGGGTTGGATGGGAGGGAAACCCCACCCATGAGCTCGGCACGGGCCATGAGTGGGAACCTGCCAGatttgtggtggaggtgttcaGACTTATGTGTGCGAACTCAGAAGATTCGAGAGAGCACTTGGCAACTCAATACAGCTCCGCCTACTTCGGAGGGGAATGTGAGGGACGAAAGCCTGGGGATGGAGCACCCATCATCGTGCAGTGTCTAGAGGAGGAGTTGGAAAAGTTGTGTCATGGCTCAGCCTCAGCTGGGAAGTATTAG